From the genome of Marasmius oreades isolate 03SP1 chromosome 1, whole genome shotgun sequence:
gattcacatgaggaagatggtaatggtactaaactagcagtactaatgccttcttcgacggtaaaataccctcttttcgtcggcgactcagctaaagactgatttattcttaactgggctgcttccgaatctcttatttgttctgtattcctttttctcagttcctcaagcttcttctgaatatttgagagactgtgatcaaacaattgtgactgtcctgcaacagtcgaagtcaaagttgttcttttcttagaagtctctaacgcttttcctttattcgcaactggtgagtcgcttttaggagcaattttgacagattcttcTGTAAAGTTCAACaggtatagggtaacttcttcgaagtcgagatgtacaatgtaaatgaagtctttttcttagtgataccaccccctgtggtggtcaccaatgataacggcactaaaaactactactaggtgcagcaaaacacactccaagcacaaagtgcgcaaaaccaaacccaacactagcaattagcgtagttgatttgtggaggtcggtatcaatggacgctctcagcaaggttcactgagaactctaagataggacttcaagggtggggctttatatggttcaaaacaaattcaaattctgtgttcactagtcaaaatgacaaaggctttctacaaagttcactacttcgaggaggtgttcaattctttctaagttcaaatagaactatcaaattcaattcaaattcgagtcaaagcaactctacaagttcaaagtttccaagtaccaaagtggcaacaaattcaattcaaattcaaagttcaaatccaatcttttccaaatacaaacaccaacttcaaagaagtggggcaaagtatgagccagagtcccctagtgaaagcacttaggcttctgtcgtaggttactgggcaaaatactgctgctaccatcctcccttatatacgccttttcgaataaataataatcaaaagtcaaagatatggtaaaaagtcgaaaatatagagaaatccctttcagagataccaaagtacccttaatcaggtatagtacatgtcaattaaatataaaactgtccataatatagtattccttattccttttcctcatattttctttattcctgttccgagtcggatatctttgacatttgcatgtggatacatcctgacccctttttgtttccaaggcgagtccccatgtgctcccttgttctctcttgttctatccgatctggaatagtccaaaactgttcgatctacattccagggatcatttctatggttctttcctggtagaatatcctttctgaccggatatcgtcgacatccgccccttttcttgtttccagccagctgtaagttacagccaccggcattgtttccgttccttaagtccgaagtggactttagatagttacatccgtctgattgttacttccagatgtacttctaagagttgtttccgtcttttcaaccaatatcaaagaaatcaataaattgatagtaaaatcaagtgtccccatgtttgctacaggtaattgcgagtgagacgaggcctatgcaaatgaacgaaggtttttaaaggctgcttcatcagttcctacgggttttggaacgtcgaagactctcatctatagggtgtttcgtactttctgtacttcggataacccgcaaatagacccgtgctttgaccagcagcttgggcttgctctaatcctcatattatgttcccattttgattatattatatataaaaatgttaaaaatgcgtttatttaggtactagtagagtatatccgcgataacgAGCTTGACAAAAAATATCTTGGAGGCTTTGCTACCAAAAAGCTACATCAGATTCACTTCCTCACAGCTAATGACCCCAACGCATTCAGTTTCATCGATCCTCGCGAGGTCTTGTGGGGCACACACAATATCCCCTGCTTCGTTAAATTGGCAGACACTCGGGCTGAGGCCCTTGGTCAAGACTCTATAGCTTGATGATATGAGGTGGTCAATGAGAAGCGAGaacgataatgcgacttagttgactatgctacaaggttctttttgcactttaaacagtgctacagagcgatatttatcgtactaagaactagagtgagcctgaattgctagttaaagctagtgccactagtagaatgtgccgtaggcacagctagaccagttagagagagctgtagatcgtgtcagaaaactgtatgaccgttcgaaacctgtagaacactatgagcagaggacttaagcagtaattcaccaagttctactctctacattctactatgcactggcatatcaagggattgtactattagaagacttgtagtcttcacagaaccattcatagcagaacttaatggagtcaaaagaccttcataccaggagaacctacttctacgggggatttagttgacaagaaatcggacattggaccacacagactaggagaaatttgatatgaccgtagatcgagtcccgatctgaggaaaagacaaaaagacatgatacagatcccagatcacagatagagtacctaggaaccaggcaggaatgaacaacagatctcggagtccgcgctgttcatgtgctatggcgatttggaactctggatccatatgctggaactacttggacacacaaagtccatatggtttgataacgtcgaaatgcaggataaggtccgtaggcaggaaataccatatggtacgcctatgtaggtccattctacatgctgaaacaagaatgaagaacggtccagattggtccgaaacatatgatttgaatacggaaaagctccgtagacaagattctgcacatgtagcggtccctagcgataagattccgcatggattcatagctacggtgcattatttttagagatagaacaagtagagataggattacaaagctagcgtagaagtagtataaaagcagctcatgtatccgtagataaaaaaaagtactacccgtgcgtaggaaagtcctgagtgggttgcccgtgagtaactgctcttgacaccaataaagagatttgccctgtctttgtgcagtggaacaataagatttgatttgaactatacgagaccgtcaaggtcaaactagagaactatccgtccgtaggccgccgaggtcttgattactgttttgtgatccgtcgagggtcttagcgttcgtgtccaccgaggacttagttttcgtgtccgttgagggcaatagtctccaattgttcgaattagtcttaccgtagatgaaattcacagtcccacttagtccactggacaataaacagagcccctgcaaaccctagaatccccgtagctgtggtgttttacacttgcagttgcatattgattttataagaccttcatacaatattgagactgtgatcttgcgcgtaacctttgccaagcagtccacccttgcaatctttcctgatgtgtagagttattgatagactttacacagaggtttactagtttttgggttgatttggtgttggtgctacttccgtagctctgatattaggttgactcttgagtagtATTCTTCACCCATTAACGAGAACTTGAGACGGATGACTGGGCATACTACTATCTGAATATGTATGCCCCTGCTACGATTTACAGTTGTTATATTACTGAAGTTTTGTTTTTACTTTGCTATAGATTCTTGGATCACGACATGCTCATGCGTTTTCATGGCGGTGGAATAGGCCACAAGGAGTTAAATGGCTACCTGAAGCTGTTTGAGAAGGAGGCAGGTCTTGACACCCAGGTGCTGCCTCAGTACGATGACAATGGCAAAGAGGTATCCAAAGATGTCAACATGGAGGTGGATGGCCCAGATGGGCATGTGCATGAGGATGAAGCTGTCCCACTGCCAGCCACGCTGGTCGAAGGCTCAGAACGCAACTCAagtgatgaagacgaagatgaatGGAAGGACATACTAGACTTGAACTCGGATGGGGGTGATGACGAGGATGCCAAGGGATgtgatgaagatggagagtTACTAGGCATAAATAGGGATCATATTCACAGCAAACTTTAAGGTATATTTCTGATACCAAATGGACTGACCGATTTTTAGagcttagaagtgacagcccGTTTTTGCCTGATCAAAACTGTTTTGTATGTATTCGGTTTTGGCATCTCAGTTCACTTAAGTGTGCTGCACTTCGGGTCTTTTGCAGACCTGCTCCACAAGGTTCTCCAGCTACTACCACAGACTCGTTAATCTTCGCTTTAATCAGGCAACCATTGCATAGCCAGTTAATCCATTATCCCCCTTCAAAATGTAATTCGAACTCCGTTCAGACACAAAAGGGAatctttttcccttctttctGGATGTGTACTTTCCGTTTCCACACTTACATGCCTCACACCACAAAAACCTCTAAGAGTGCCAATTACCCTTTCGTCATGGACTCCAGTCAAGTGCTCAGGCGCCAACACCACCTCCCTTGGTCAGCGacactagaaaccaagccaCTAGTGTTCCACTCaacgaagaacaagaagagtTCAATGGGTTTAGTCATCAAGTCAAGAGGGAGTTTAGTGGCGAAGAAAGGCAAGCAAAGCAACCATTCTCAGCCATCTGCTTACCGCTTTCATTTGCGTAGTTGGGATGAACTTGAGGCATACCGCGTCGCAGGGTCCTATTGGATTAGATGCATTGACCTTTTCAACAGCGTAATCCCTAATGTAATACTATATGGTATCGACAATGACAACGTCCAGAAGTATGGAGGGGAGAGGGAGCCAACTTTTAATCCAATGTGAGTACTTTTTTCGTTGTCAACAATCTAATGCATATAGTCAGCTATAAAGACAAGACACTTCGGATAGAATACCGTGTGGCCTATAACAAGTTCAAGGCCACCCAGCCCGGTATTTTCAAGCGTATCCTCCAGTGCACTGAATATGAAGACGACAGCACGTTAACGATTCTGACTCATGTAGTAAGGCCActtctttcatttctttttcatttaCTTTCTTCTGATACCTTTGCAGATGATGGAGGCTATGAGGGGTGTAAGAAAGAACGACTCTTGCACCTTGAAAGGGCTGATATTCGACCTTATCTTGAACAACCCCAATATCCCTGAAGATGATTCTATGTTCAGTCCGCCCATTAAAAACAAGAACACCAAGAATCTACATGGCTTCAATCACATCATGTTCGCTCATTATATGGTACCATACGATAACATTGCCGACTTCAAAAACGATCTGGAAGGGTAAGTCAGCTTTTTCATTGGCGTTGTGGGCTCTTTCTCAGCACTCCTCATTCAGCACATGGTGTATGCTACAAAGTAGCGATGTAGAATCAACTGGAGACCAGCTGCTATCGTTCTTGTATGACAACCGTTTAATGAAGCCAGACAAGCCTGCCATCTGTGATGGCCTCTTTTGGGGCGAGGTACTCCGCCAAGTAAGGTCACCTCTCCCACCCAAATGTTATCAATATTGATTCGATGTCTTCCAGTGTACTCGTGCCATCCTTTGTTCACCTAGTGCAGCTATTGACAAAGCAGAAAGCTCAACACGTCGGGGCAATGGGAAGATCCTCGACATTCAGGCTATGGACCCTGAGCTTCTTGGTTATATGGCTGTTCAGGTAAGTTTTACCGCCCCGTTTCTGTATGTTCCCGATTTGACTCTTCTTGCCATTTGAAGACTTACTTTGCGCTGAGTGAAATGCCAGAATGGACAACTACCAACGGCGAGTTCGATTTACAGTTGTTCTATCAGAAGGTCGTCGACAACGTGACGAAGGGGTCTTCCAATTGGAAGTTGAATTTGTGGAGATATTTTGACAAGTAAGTATTCTTCTACTGTAAGACCAGTCAGAAAGTGACTACTGTCCCTTTTTACAGAGGGGTCTTTGTCGAGATCAAGAGTGGTCGTAAGAACTATACATCCAATGCAAACTCTGAATCTGGCCGACTTCAAGCTGAGTTCGCAAGGGAGGACGACATGCTAGAGCTGTCAGGGGATGAAGGGGACAAAGGGGATGGTGGAGAAGGTGGAGAACAGGGTGGAGGGACTGGAGAGGTTGGTGTGTAATTGGTTACACTTTGTTTTATGCTTGTCGCAGTCGTGTTCTGTATATTATATTGCTTTTAATCATTACATCATGATATGGTGGTCAATACTGGTAATAAGAGATGATATACAAGAGGACTGCCGTCTCTGGTAAGACCTGTGCTATACCTGCCAATTCTTGGCATAATCCTTGTTTCTCACTGTATTGCTCGCTACTCGTGAAACTCACACACACTCGCTATAATCTGTATTCTTTGGCATACCTTTCAATACTCGAAATGACCCTCATAACTCGAAAAAACCAGTGCTATGCTTGCCAATTCTCGGTATAATCCTTGTTTCTCGCTGTATTGCTTGCTACTCGTGAAATTAACAGACACTCGCTACAATCTGTATTCTTTGGCATGAATTTCAATACTCGAAATAACCTTCATAACTCGAAATAACCCTCATAACTCAGTATAACCCTCGTGACCGGTAAGTTTCCTTAAAACTTGCTGTATTCTGCATTACTTAGCACAACGGCAGGTACTTGCTATAGTCTACAGTACGTGTTGTAATCCATTTTACTTGCTACATTCCTGAAAACATGTTATCCATCTAGCAACTCACCAAAACTTACGCAAATCATCACTCTACATGGAACGCGGTACAATATATGTTACTGGCTATAGACTACGGTACCTGCTATAATCCATGCTACCTACTATTTTGTCCACAACCCAGTATAGTGTTACAAACTCACTATAATCTACACTAAGTGTTGCGAACTCCAAAACTATTGTCACCGGGTTTCAGGTTTTATAATGTCTCGCACATGGTAGTAGAACTCTATTATATTCTCCCGTCACTGTATTTACATGTTACTACAAGTGATATGGGTCGTAATTTTGGTATAATGTGGATATATCTCACTAtggtttttgctgatgtcgGCGAAGTCTTGgataaaagctttgttgaatcatTATTATTGAAATATTTaactagtgttttgtcttgtcattttaATAAGAAAAGGATAGACCCTTGATTGAATCTTAAAGACCAAAAagccctatattctctctttcttagtgcctcttagtgcaagcTAAAACCCTagaatactgacctccaccccatactctaAGGATattcttttggtgtggttggtttgtgcactttGTGCTTAAGGCGTGTTTACCAGTCCTATTAATTGGACATTCCAAAGTGTTATTAACACTTGGGCAACTTTTATTTGGGAGAGAAGTCCGAAGACAAGCACTGAATCGATATAACAATTAAGTAATTCTAATGTACACTTTTGGCCTGCATAGCAATTGAACTGATTTATTAACTGAATTGTCTATGTTCTCTACACATTCAGAATTTTTAATAAAATTGTCATGAatggtggtggaagaggtAAAAGTATGggaattatatataaaaGAGTCATCATGTTTGGCTACATGGGATTGGTGGGTGATGAATGTCATCTACCTTAGAGCCTTGGAAAACACTGACATTCATTATAATAACCCCAGGTTCTGTTGCAAGAATCCATTATAATATGCTACATAGTCTGGTGGGGATAGTATAGCTTTCATGTCGGAAGTATGCCCACAAAGTGGTAATTACGCATTGACTAGTGGGTTCAAACTTCAGGTCTTCAAGTTTTCTTCAAGATAGGTAACAAATCTTTCTGCTACTCCCTCTTCATCCCAATCAACTTGACCTTTCTCCACAGTACCCAGTGTGATGGCCTTTTTGTGAACTGCTACAAACTGCCGCTTGCAACGttgaagttcagaaagagTGACGGGGTGTAATGGTAATATGATTTGGGTTTTGAAGCTggcagaaaggaaaagggcaGTGGGTCCACCTGAACCACCTTGAGATTGAGCCTGTTCAGCCATTATTGCGGAGACAACTGACAACGTCGTCTTCTCCAACGTGAGGAGAGCATCTGTAGGGGCCTTGGCGACCTGACAAAAGTTAGTGAAGTGCAGGGACGTCAGTGAATGACGTACTGCTCGAGTCCCTGTGTTTGGTGGCTTGATAGTTCCAACGGTAATAGTTTCCCAAATCTGTGCGCCAGGAATTTCCTGATCTGTCCAGGGTACGGTGAACAACGGAGAGTCCCATCTGACCATCGACGAAGGCTCTTCGTATCGAAGGAAGAGATTTTCTAATCTACGCGGGTCAAGTAGAGAACGAACGAAAATACGATGGCGTACGTTGAATCAGAATACTTGTTTTCTTTTGATCTGGTGTTATTCCACTCTCTGCACTGATCTTCCTGCGTCACGACGTAGACCTACTTTCAAAAATATGTTGGACTGGATAAGAAAAGAgataaagaaaaagaaaaagactcACGGTGCAAACGCGCAATTTGTGTTCGCGCGCGGCGCAGTACATTTGATATCGAAAGCCCTTGATGTAGTTTAGAGCATCAACAATTAAGATCGTGTTGGCACCCATCTGACGCTGCAACGCAGCAAATAGGGCGGCCCGCGCGGGTTTCTCGGAACGACCATCTGGAAACATGGTCGTTAGGTGAAGGAAAAACAAAACAGCTGAAAATGGGCAAATGACCATTATAGACGTCCCGCGGTATGCTGAGTGAATGGTCGGAAAGCAGGACGACGCTGAGATGAGAAAGAAGGGGATCCTGGGCAAGTTTTTCTTGAAGATAACGCTTTATTTGGAGAGCTCTAGAGGACTTTCCAGAGGCAGGATAGCCTGATAATGTGATGAGAGCCATGAAGAACGGCGTTGTTTGTTTGTCATGATTTCGCAAGACCGTCTCAGGCTACTTACAAGCTGGCGGTCTCGATTTGGTTACATACTTACCACTGCCGCTGGTTGTGCAATCTCCAAGCTAGTCCTCGCCTAGTACAGTTCTCATTCTTTTCATTTATCCCTCCGTTTTCCCTCTTCAGTCCTGGCGGGTTCGCAGGTTAATTTCTTCACTTAGCCCCTTATTACGCGCTTGGGCTCTCTGAACATGCTCGCGACTCAACCCGGCTTGCGCGAGAGTTATTCTCATCAACAACAATACGTGGATAATCTCGCTGTGGGGGAGGACAGGATTTGCCCTGGCTGCAAACTGTCTGCGGTCACGGAGGAGGGTGGTCTAGTCGTTGCTTTTGGGTCAGTTTATGCTCCCCATTCTCATTCCTTTCTGATCTCGATTCTCATTTGGATTCCCTTCTCGTGAATGGTGATGTTGTTTCTATagctcttctttcttccatgTTGACTGCTTTAGATGCGCCAAGTGCGGCAATAAAGTCACTGCCGATAccaacctccttctcctttccgATGGTTCCCCAATTTGTGCAAATTGTTCATATAGCTGCAATGTCTGTAAACTTCCAATTCTCGACGAGGCTATCATGACCGGAGACGACTCGTATCATGCCCACTGCTTCAAGTGCAAAGTATGCAAGAATCGCATCGACGAGCTCGTATTTGCCAAAACTAGTCAAGGCATATACTGTATGAATTGCCATAATGAGCGCATGATCAGGATCCGGAAGCACACCCAAAAGAAAGCggagagggaaagagagaaggagagggaaagagaaaaggaGAGGGAACGAAGCGCTCTAAACGAAAGCAATTCTGCGACTTCTCGCGACAAAGATACGAGAGTTCGCGAGAATCGAGTACGTGTACGTTTTCACTCATCGTTCCGTTTTCATTGAACTTCCGGTACAGGGAACTTCTTCTGCCGCTACTGAGACTCAAGATGCGTCATCTTCCAGACAAAGCGATCGCTCCCGAGGCAGCCTTTCCGACCGTGTGAAGCCGCCTCCTTCCAACCACTTCAATGCTCCATACGTAGCGGATGCGTTCCAGGGCGGGCAGTCTTCAGACTCTCAGTCGTCACTGTCCCAACCCATATCTGTAACCCTTGCTCCGCCACAAGATAGTTCTGAACCTCTCAATCATCCCCCCGTCTTTCAACCTCCCCTTCGAACTTCGTCAGTCGACCAGGATCGCTCGAATCCCTCTCAAAAAAACACCGCTCCTGTTAATGCGTATTCCTACCTAGCAAACATTCAACCTCGTCGAACAAATAGTACTGACTCTCCGGCAAAGTCACATCGATCTAGCTCTGGTAGTACCGAGATTCCTTACATCTTAGTACCCAGTGCGAATGGATCCGCTGGAGGTCACGGCGTTACTTTCAGAGCCGAGAAACGACGGTCGATTAATCCCGGTCTTGTCCTTGATAATTTGAGATCACTGCCTGATGATGGAATTTCGACGGCTGCACCGACACACACTCCATCGTCTGCCAATTTCATTAAGCCAACCGATCATTCTTCTATACTTCCCCAACGGAATGATGAGTCTGTGCGAGTACCGTCCCCTTTTCGAGACCGTTTTCCCCCAGAAACATATTCCCGACCAGGGTCGTCTCATAGCTCGAGCACGCCTTATTCTTCCACCCTCACCTCTCAGCACAATTTTGAACCATTCCGGGCAAATTCAGTATCCACTGAAGCGACTACGCCTGACGATCAAACTGTCGTTCTTCGTCCACCACTTCGGACTTCTGCATCAGAATCTCATTCGACGCGAATGTACAATGATTCGCAGGATCGGTCTCGGTCGCGTCGTAGGTCAGGTCAGCGTCTGTCCTCAACAAGCGGGCAATCTCATCCGGCTAGCCAGTCCCGTCCGAATTCGAGAGCGGATGTTCCCCATAGTATTGAAAGTGCCACAGAGAGCGAGACTGATAATGAAACTCGTGAATCAGTTGAATCTACGCCTCCCGCACTACCACCCAAGGAAACGAGCGGAAACTTGCATGAGGATAGCAGTGGTGATGTGCATCCACTTGCCGATCTTCTTTCTCTCAAAAGCGATGAACAGGATTCATCTGCGCTGTCACAACCTGATAGCGATGAAACATCCGAATCATCCCCAGTAGAGCAAATGTCTCATGCCACATTCATCGCACCCGCCCTTCCGCCTATTCGCTTCTCACTAAACGGGGCTGATTTCTCGGAGCTCTTTACTTCCGTCAGTGGGCTCCCTCCTTTACAACAACTCGCTCAACTGGCCAGTGTCGCTGAACAGAAGTCGGAGAGCGAGGGTAAAACGCCCACAACACCCCCTCCGTCTGCCAGCACCATCTCACACTCTGTGAGTGAGACCACTCATAATCGACGATCACAAGAGGGTAATTTCTCATTCAACAGGTATGTGGCATGCCCTTTTCATTGCATCAGCCAATACTTACCGTCGGTAAGCGCTGTGACTACAAACGATTATATAGCTCCTACCAGTCGTAGTCGCGCTTCGTCTGGAGCCCAAGCTGACTCGCTCACTAAGGCGCACGCCCCTTCACAACTTTCTCTGACAACTGGTGAATCCGACTCGACACAGTTCACTATTTCCCCCCCACCGGAGGACAAACAAGAAAAATCAGATGCAGCTGACCTTGTGTTGTTCAGATTGCAAGAGGTATTAGCAGACGCAAAGGATCGTGGAGCTCAACAGTTGAAACTGGATCGAGGTTTCGTAGAAGCTATCATTCAGGTAATGACCACTCGGAAAGCCGATTTCTCGGAGCTGAAAGGTGACCTCGATGGTATGAAAGTAAGTATTGTCACCTATAACTGTACGATTTTTCTAATGGCCATCATCAGAGAGCTAGCAAACAATATATGGAGGGACTGACTGTGGCGCAGACAGAATACGACCAGGAACTGAAGCAACGCCGGGAACTCGAAGCTGAAGTGACCCGCCTACGGGTGTTATTATCCGGTCAGGCAGCTCGCCTAACAGCTTTATCGGGCGACTCACGCCGACAGGAGCTGCGTCAGCGAATGACAAAGGAATTGAATAAGAATCTCTCTGGACTTGAGCAGGACCTTTCGAAGCTGAAAGTCGAACGTGATATGACCTTGGCTGAGATGGAAGAGATATCCGCGTCCAAGAGGCAAGTGAGATTGTTCGCAATCCCCTCGACATTATCTGAAGAAATCACCTTGCAGCGCACCTTCGGGCCAAGAGGCTGGAAGCACCCTTAGTCGTAGTCTTACCAAGCGGTTGGATAATCTCAAGCATCAGTATCAACGAGACCTCATTCCCCTCACTCAAGAACGGGAAGCTTTGGCGAGAGAAATCATGGAACTGAAAGCAGCTCGTGATATCTTCTTGGAAGAGACTACAGTACTGAATGCCCGAAATGAAGAGCTTGCCCAGTTGAGTGCTCAATACGCTAGGCGCATGACCCCGGACACACCGTCGAGGCCACACGAGTTCCGAACTAAGGAGCAATCAATCTTAGAGGAGAAAGACAGAACGAGGATGAGACCTCCTCCGATTACGATACAATATCCTTCGCATGCGACTCAACCTCAGCCCCAAGGTCCTTTAACTCAGCCTTCAATGAATCAATCGGTCATGCCTCCGCTCGCTCAAACCCAT
Proteins encoded in this window:
- a CDS encoding uncharacterized protein (BUSCO:EOG09263L9T) → MALITLSGYPASGKSSRALQIKRYLQEKLAQDPLLSHLSVVLLSDHSLSIPRDVYNDGRSEKPARAALFAALQRQMGANTILIVDALNYIKGFRYQMYCAAREHKLRVCTVYVVTQEDQCREWNNTRSKENKYSDSTLENLFLRYEEPSSMVRWDSPLFTVPWTDQEIPGAQIWETITVGTIKPPNTGTRAVAKAPTDALLTLEKTTLSVVSAIMAEQAQSQGGSGGPTALFLSASFKTQIILPLHPVTLSELQRCKRQFVAVHKKAITLGTVEKGQVDWDEEGVAERFVTYLEENLKT